A window from Cryptomeria japonica chromosome 1, Sugi_1.0, whole genome shotgun sequence encodes these proteins:
- the LOC131042991 gene encoding uncharacterized protein LOC131042991 gives MRCCGWFKRKPDGSHGTHERLSTDPPVEATENTSTDALVETVENPSKYPPDRALDLTVDTTKRPFSSTTSIEPFPSKKPPLTPKEVMDSLQKVDIARLDDFINVIKQLLERATPQKDTQDIASSSSPNKDKLPVWTSPIVQSGKKFLSFVNDHAEKIDNKDEFFNSGEAAKIAGNILQQIGQIHWAVAALSITGYLISKCQKVSQNHTEYIELLKKMLELASHIKDLNVLIPEENEKLANALQYIVEGSMFCASQLNSGKFCSFLKSSINSDTLSGIRSKISDLYQDLNFTVNKEMLKGQPVILPLSQAEYPKDAVGIEDQLEAVNKLLNMETTEDCSSIVVLIWGLRWHWKDNSGSGCCLQNR, from the exons ATGAGGTGTTGTGGTTGGTTTAAGAGGAAGCCTGATGGCTCTCATGGTACTCACGAAAGGCTATCAACAGATCCCCCTGTTGAAGCTACAGAAAACACATCAACAGATGCTCTTGTTGAAACAGTAGAAAACCCATCAAAATATCCACCTGATCGAGCACTAGATCTTACTGTTGACACTACAAAAAGGCCATTCTCATCCACAACATCAATCGAACCTTTTCCTTCCAAAAAGCCACCACTGACGCCGAAAGAGGTTATGGACAGCTTACAAAAAGTGGACATTGCAAGACTTGATGATTTCATCAATGTCATTAAACAACTTCTGGAAAGAGCGACCCCTCAAAAG GATACACAGGACATTGCAAGCTCAAGTTCTCCAAATAAAGATAAGTTGCCAGTATGGACTTCTCCTATTGTACAGAGCGGAAAGAAGTTTCTATCATTTGTCAATGATCATGCAGAGAAAATAGATAACAAG GATGAATTTTTTAACTCAGGAGAAGCAGCAAAAATTGCAGGAAATATACTTCAGCAAATTGGCCAGATCCATTGGGCGGTTGCAGCGCTTTCTATCACAGGCTATCtgatatcaaaatgtcaaaaggtGTCTCAGAACCATACTGAATATATAGAGCTCTTGAAAAAAATGCTTGAGCTTGCATCTCATATTAAGGACTTGAACGTTCTTATTCctgaagaaaatgagaaattggcaaATGCTCTCCAATACATTGTTGAGGGATCGATGTTTTGTGCCTCCCAATTAAATTCGGGAAAATTTTGCAG CTtcttaaaatcatcaataaacTCTGACACTTTGAGTGGAATTCGCTCCAAAATAAGCGATCTTTATCAAGATTTGAACTTCACTGTTAATAAAGAAATGTTAAAAGGGCAGCCGGTTATTCTTCCTCTCTCGCAAGCAGAGTATCCAAAGGACGCAG TTGGAATCGAAGATCAATTAGAGGCAGTAAATAAATTGCTGAACATGGAAACAACTGAAGATTGCTCATCTATTGTTGTTCTTATTTGGGGGCTTCGGTGGCATTGGAAAGACAACTCTGGCTCAGGCTgttgtctccaaaatagatag
- the LOC131042990 gene encoding uncharacterized protein LOC131042990, whose product MQQHILQDAFPNYEGGRKIQLRDSDDGKDKLREAFSSEGNKPVFLYIDNALHKKDLKQLLPEDLGCLPQHNRILITSRTKDIVDMLEERGFHDRIKDYPVETLSDNDAMQVLCKDHAIRDRIKDDLQNIVNVCKGIPLVLTVVGAKLRKQKYDVSRCSRIIEDLKEGKEIRDLSHRLFHFVYEELDEATQEAFLDICCCFNDKERRFVEYIVGAEEVTILEEAALITPVMVQSNPWSWEEEEEEEERLTVHDIIRSIGRTLAKSSRIVDANAWAEAEKDEARLKRVKTVCFSGDKNYILEERHFNSMKESLRILVWGGSINVSVPYAVTLPEIRWARISGGFSWLNVEALHKLASLWCRNLPTQQRKLPKSLRRLSIFTQPAATRDLLNIVPNSSLEDLNLSFPDEDPSQPFNEEEDNTTDIFNRFLRLQDLINFKVSSN is encoded by the exons ATGCAGCAGCACATTTTACAAGATGCATTCCCAAACTATGAGGGTGGAAGAAAAATACAACTCCGAGATAGTGATGATGGGAAGGATAAATTAAGAGAGGCTTTTTCAAGTGAAGGAAACAAGCCTgtatttttgtatattgataatgCCCTGCACAAAAAAGATTTGAAACAGCTTCTTCCCGAGGACTTGGGATGCCTTCCCCAACATAACAGAATTCTTATCACATCCAGAACCAAGGACATTGTTGATATGCTTGAGGAACGTGGTTTTCATGATCGTATCAAAGATTACCCTGTGGAAACTCTCTCTGACAATGATGCAATGCAAGTTCTCTGCAAAGACCATGCAATTCGTGATCGCATCAAAGATGATCTACAAAATATTGTGAATGTCTGTAAAGGGATTCCTTTGGTTCTCACAGTCGTTGGTGCGAAATTGCGGAAGCAGAAATATGATGTGAGCCGCTGTAGTCGGATAATTGAAGATTTGAAGGAAGGCAAGGAAATCAGAGATCTGAGTCACCGCTTGTTTCATTTTGTATATGAAGAGTTGGACGAGGCAACCCAAGAAGCATTTTTGGACATCTGCTGCTGCTTCAATGACAAAGAACGTCGATTTGTGGAGTACATTGTGGGTGCCGAGGAAGTCACAATCCTTGAAGAGGCAGCATTGATCACACCAGTGATGGTACAGTCAAATCCGTGGTcttgggaggaggaggaggaggaggaggagaggttGACTGTTCACGATATTATCAGGTCCATTGGGCGTACATTGGCAAAGTCTAGCAGGATTGTGGATGCAAACGCTTGGGCTGAAGCTGAAAAAGATGAG GCCAGGCTCAAAAGAGTTAAAACGGTTTGCTTTTCTGGTGATAAAAATTACATTCTCGAAGAAAGGCATTTCAATTCGATGAAGGAAAGTTTAAGAATTCTGGTATGGGGAGGCAGTATAAATGTCAGTGTACCATACGCAGTAACATTACCAGAGATAAGATGGGCTAGGATAAGCGGTGGTTTTTCTTGGCTGAATGTAGAAGCACTTCATAAATTGGCTAGCTTGTGGTGTCGCAATCTTCCCACTCAGCAGAGAAAG TTACCAAAAAGTTTAAGGAGGTTATCAATCTTTACACAGCCAGCTGCCACGCGGGACTTATTAAATATAGTGCCAAATTCCTCCCTCGAAGACCTAAATCTATCATTTCCAGATGAAGACCCTAGCCAGCCCTTTAACGAAGAGGAAGACAACACCACAGATATATTTAATAGATTTCTTCGCCTTCAGGATTTAATCAACTTTAAGGTATCTAGCAATTAA